CGCGAGCCTGCAGGGTGGTCGGCGGCAGCGGGAAGCCGGGGCCGTCCTCGTCGTTGCAGGCAACGGGTTCGAGCCCGTCGTCGGTGGCGGTGTAGACGGCGAGCACGGTGTCGAAGTCGCTGCCGGCGGTGTCGAGGTGAAGGATCCCGCCGGTGCCCTGCACGGCGTACCACAGGGTGCGGGACACCGGCCCAGCCGCGCACGGCATGTCCGCCTCGGCCTCCTCGACGGCTCCGCGGGTGGAGGTGTGGACCGTCGTACCCGGCCTCAGGGCGGCCGCCGTCGCGAAGGTGTCGTTGCCCGGTGCGGGGCCGCCCGGCTTGGGTCCCTCCGCAGCGCTGATCTTCTCGCGGGTGAGGATCTCCAGGTGCTCGCAGGTGGCGTCGACCGAACCCCAGGGCAGATCCGCCTGTGCGGTCACCGCGTACGGCGTGACCTTCTGCACCACGCGGGCCTTGGACGTACGCAGAACGCTGGTGGTGGTCTCGCCCGTGGGTCGCGCGGTCACCGAGACCGGGACGTTCGCGATCACCTCGGCGGTCTCGGAGTCGCGCAGCGGAAGCGTCGCCACGAACTCGTCCACCGGTTCGACCGGGCCGAACAGGTTGTACTGCCGGCCGTCGTGCTCGACGTCCACGGAGAGGAAGTACTCACCCTCCGCGGGGCCGAACAACCCGACCACCGCGTTGCCCTCACAGCGCACCGAGTCGAACAGTTGCCGCTCCGACCGCACCGTCGCTGCCGGGGAGTTGGAGCGGTACGTGACGAGCGTGGACGTCCCCGTGCAGTCGAGGGACGCGATCGTGTAGCGGGGCAGGACGAGCGTCGGCCGCACGGCCAGCGTGGACGCGACGGTGTGCGACTTCACGTGCTGGTTGCCGTTGTCGTTACGCCCGTCGGTTTCCACCTGGGCGGTGACCGTCGTGGTCGCCGTGAACGCACCGCTGCCGGCGGGCTCACCCTCGGCGTCGTAGACGTCCAGCTCGTACGAGGGTGAGCCGTCGTTCCAGCTGCCGATGCCGTACGCGTTCAGGACAGGAGCGTCGTCCGGGCCGACCGCCGCGTACGCGAAGTCGCCGAAGTCGGAGGAGGCGCCCGCGGTGACGAACACCGCTTCGCCGGTCGTGGTGGTCCCCGAGCACTGCAGCCCTGCGTGGAAGGAGGTCTGCGTGGTGGGTGGCGCCGCGCTCGCCGACGTGCTCGCCATCCCGCCGGCAAGAATGGCGAACGCGGCAACGCCTGCGACTCTGCCGAACCTCTTCATCTGTCCCCCCGGCTACGGAACTCGCGACCGCACCGGGCGACGCCTGCCGCCGTCCGGTGGCGAAGATCGTAAAGGCAGACAGCGGGTGTGTGTAATGGTTTCGCAAAAACCGGTCAGAGTACGTAGCCGGCGATCAGCTGACCCAGTTGCCGGATGTCGGAGCTCCCCTTGAACTCCAGGCGTACCTTGCCCAGGCCGCTGAACCAGAGGTCGAGTTCGGCGTCCAGGTCGAACGTCCCCGAGGTCTCGACCGAGAACGCCTGAATCTTGTTGTACGGAAGAGAGGTGAAGTCCCTCTTCTTACCCGTCAGCCCCTGAACGTTGACGGCGATCAGACGCTTGTCCGTGAAGACCACGAAGTCGCGCATCGCCTTGAAGGAGCTGACCACCTGCTCCCCCGGAATGAGAAGCGGCGCCACCAGCGGTGCGAGGTCAGTGGTCGGGCACGGGTTGAGTTTGAAGACGGACCCGTTGGCGAAGTCGATCATCGCGCCACGATAGCGCCGCTGGGAGTCGCCGGGTTCAGAGCGTGAACGACAGGACGGTCACCGAGTGGGGCGGGAAGTCGAACTCGCCGGACGGCACGTCCACCCGGCCGCGATCGCGGACGCACACGTTGCCAGGGTTGCTCAGGCTGTTGCCGGCGAGCACGTCGTCGACGTCGGCACCGAGGTCACGGACGTCCGCGGTGGGCGGCAGTGCCTCGGCCCTTGCATCGAGGATGATCCGCGCCCTGATCGGAGCTGAGCGGTGCCGGTTGATCACCGCGACCCGTAGGAAGCGCCGGTCCTCGG
This Actinopolymorpha cephalotaxi DNA region includes the following protein-coding sequences:
- a CDS encoding PH domain-containing protein, which gives rise to MIDFANGSVFKLNPCPTTDLAPLVAPLLIPGEQVVSSFKAMRDFVVFTDKRLIAVNVQGLTGKKRDFTSLPYNKIQAFSVETSGTFDLDAELDLWFSGLGKVRLEFKGSSDIRQLGQLIAGYVL